One window of the Manihot esculenta cultivar AM560-2 chromosome 14, M.esculenta_v8, whole genome shotgun sequence genome contains the following:
- the LOC122721693 gene encoding 17.3 kDa class I heat shock protein-like produces the protein MSLIPSSFFGGRRTNVFDPFSLDSWHPFHDFPFPSTSLSVSSPRSESANETSAFANTRIDWKETPEAHVFKADLPGIKKEEVKVEVEEGRVLQISGERSKEKEEKNDKWHRVERSRGKFLRRFRLPENAKVDEVKASMENGVLTVTVPKEEVKKPDVKAIEISG, from the coding sequence ATGTCTCTCATTCCAAGCAGCTTCTTCGGTGGCCGGAGAACCAACGTCTTCGATCCTTTCTCTCTCGACTCCTGGCATCCCTTCCATGACTTCCCATTCCCAAGCACATCTCTCTCAGTCTCATCTCCTCGCTCTGAGTCCGCAAATGAAACTTCAGCATTTGCCAACACACGCATAGACTGGAAGGAAACTCCGGAGGCTCACGTTTTCAAGGCTGATCTTCCAGGAATAAAGAAAGAGGAAGTGAAAGTGGAGGTAGAAGAAGGCAGGGTTTTGCAGATAAGTGGAGAGAGAAGCAAAGAGAAGGAAGAGAAGAACGATAAGTGGCATAGAGTTGAGAGATCAAGAGGGAAATTCTTGAGAAGATTCAGGCTGCCAGAGAATGCAAAAGTTGACGAGGTTAAGGCAAGCATGGAGAACGGAGTCCTGACAGTGACTGTTCCTAAAGAGGAGGTCAAGAAACCAGATGTCAAGGCCATTGAGATCTCTGGTTGA
- the LOC110631253 gene encoding 17.3 kDa class I heat shock protein has protein sequence MSLIPSSFFGGRRTNVFDPFSLDFWDPFHDFPFPSTSLSVSAPRSESANETSAFANTRIDWKETPEAHVFKSDLPGIKKEEVKVEVEEGRVLQISGERSKEKEEKNDKWHRVERSRGKFLRRFRLPENAKVDKVKASMENGVLTVTVPKEEVKKPDVKAIEISG, from the coding sequence ATGTCTCTCATTCCGAGCAGCTTCTTCGGTGGCCGGAGAACCAACGTCTTCGATCCTTTCTCTCTCGACTTCTGGGATCCCTTCCATGACTTTCCATTCCCAAGCACATCTCTCTCAGTTTCAGCTCCTCGCTCTGAGTCCGCAAATGAAACTTCAGCATTTGCCAACACACGCATAGACTGGAAGGAAACTCCGGAGGCTCACGTTTTCAAATCTGATCTTCCAGGAATAAAGAAAGAGGAAGTGAAAGTGGAGGTAGAAGAAGGCAGGGTTTTGCAGATAAGTGGAGAGAGAAGCAAAGAGAAGGAAGAGAAGAACGATAAGTGGCATAGAGTTGAGAGATCACGTGGGAAATTCTTGAGAAGATTCAGGCTGCCAGAGAATGCAAAAGTTGACAAGGTTAAGGCAAGCATGGAGAACGGAGTCCTGACAGTGACTGTTCCTAAAGAGGAGGTCAAGAAACCAGATGTCAAGGCCATTGAGATCTCTGGTTGA